From a region of the Phycisphaerales bacterium genome:
- a CDS encoding RlmE family RNA methyltransferase translates to MAATREVQDHYFREAKRLGYVARSAFKLKEILEKKRLIKPGEYVLDLGCAPGAWLQVACQHIGPAAKGGLVLGFDLKPVRRPLKFCDEALVTREGDVFKITAAEILNLTNQRHFDLVMSDMMASTTGHHHSDHYQSIHLARRALELAADVLRSGGSFVVKVFEGAEYPALLDECKARFDKVKGFKPKASRNESTEMYIIGEGFVPSR, encoded by the coding sequence ATGGCGGCAACGCGCGAAGTGCAGGATCACTACTTTCGGGAAGCCAAACGCCTGGGCTACGTCGCGCGCTCGGCGTTCAAACTCAAGGAAATCCTCGAAAAAAAACGGCTCATCAAGCCCGGCGAGTACGTGCTCGACCTCGGCTGCGCGCCCGGGGCGTGGCTGCAGGTGGCGTGCCAGCACATCGGCCCGGCGGCCAAGGGGGGCCTCGTGCTGGGATTCGATCTCAAACCCGTCCGCCGGCCGCTCAAGTTCTGCGATGAAGCGCTGGTGACGCGCGAGGGCGACGTGTTCAAGATCACGGCGGCGGAGATCCTCAATCTGACGAACCAGCGGCACTTCGATCTCGTCATGTCCGACATGATGGCCTCCACGACCGGACACCACCACAGCGATCACTACCAGTCGATCCATCTGGCCCGGCGGGCGCTGGAGCTGGCGGCCGACGTGCTTCGCTCGGGCGGGTCGTTTGTCGTGAAGGTGTTCGAGGGCGCGGAGTACCCGGCGCTTCTGGACGAGTGCAAAGCGCGCTTCGACAAGGTCAAGGGCTTCAAGCCCAAGGCCTCGCGCAATGAGTCCACCGAGATGTACATCATCGGCGAAGGATTCGTGCCAAGTAGATGA
- a CDS encoding alpha/beta fold hydrolase: MTRRVISHLLALTLVLVLAPLSRAALAPDEHWKGEITLPGGVQLALIVHFHPSADQPGQWTATLDIPQQGLKDAPMADVTYTDTELAFTLKMAGAVFTAKIDETGQSAEGQLAQHGMTFPMHLQRQSAEEIARQLEAEKPNRPQTPQPPFPYEVREVTYRNQVDDITIAGTLTIPDGEGPFPAVVMITGSGPQDRDESLKQHQPFWIIADYLSRHGIAVLRSDDRGVGGTSGSVSDSTSEGFARDALAGVAYLKTVDRINHEHIGVMGHSEGGIVGPLAASQSDDVAFVVTLAGTGLPGSDILRLQTRLIAAASGMLTDKQLDEMEETQKEALACIMSDAPRQEKIDMVVALMREQGMAADDATLNALAEQQLAQMNSAWFKFFYTYDPRPALRKVTCPVLAINGSLDLQVPPKENLEEIRKALTEAGNKDFTIKELEGLNHLFQHATTGSPDEYGKIEETFAPEALELIANWINTRFGGTPDAGAAPATIQ; this comes from the coding sequence ATGACCCGCCGCGTCATCTCCCACCTGCTCGCACTGACGCTTGTCCTTGTTCTCGCCCCGCTGTCCCGGGCCGCGCTCGCGCCCGACGAGCACTGGAAGGGCGAGATCACGCTGCCCGGCGGTGTGCAACTCGCCCTTATCGTGCACTTCCACCCCAGCGCCGACCAGCCCGGGCAGTGGACCGCCACCCTCGATATCCCCCAGCAGGGACTCAAGGATGCGCCGATGGCGGATGTCACCTACACCGACACCGAGCTGGCGTTCACGCTCAAGATGGCCGGCGCTGTCTTCACCGCCAAAATCGACGAGACCGGCCAGAGCGCCGAAGGTCAACTCGCGCAGCACGGCATGACCTTTCCCATGCACCTGCAGCGCCAGAGCGCTGAAGAGATCGCCCGGCAACTCGAGGCGGAAAAGCCCAACCGGCCGCAGACGCCGCAGCCGCCCTTCCCCTACGAAGTGCGCGAGGTCACCTATCGCAACCAGGTCGACGACATCACCATCGCCGGCACGCTCACCATCCCCGACGGCGAAGGTCCGTTCCCGGCGGTGGTCATGATCACCGGCTCGGGGCCGCAGGATCGCGATGAATCGCTCAAGCAGCACCAGCCGTTCTGGATCATCGCCGATTATCTCTCGCGACACGGCATCGCGGTGCTGCGCAGCGACGATCGCGGCGTGGGCGGCACGAGCGGCTCAGTCTCTGACTCCACCAGCGAAGGCTTCGCGCGCGATGCGCTCGCCGGCGTTGCATACCTCAAGACCGTCGATCGCATCAATCACGAGCACATCGGCGTGATGGGCCACAGCGAGGGCGGCATCGTCGGCCCCCTCGCCGCTTCGCAGTCCGACGACGTCGCGTTCGTCGTCACGCTCGCGGGAACCGGCCTGCCCGGCAGCGACATCCTCCGCCTCCAGACGCGGCTGATCGCGGCGGCCAGCGGCATGTTGACGGATAAACAACTCGATGAGATGGAAGAGACCCAGAAGGAGGCGCTCGCCTGCATCATGAGCGACGCTCCCAGACAGGAGAAAATCGACATGGTCGTCGCGCTGATGCGAGAGCAGGGCATGGCGGCGGACGACGCCACGCTCAACGCGCTCGCCGAGCAGCAACTCGCGCAGATGAATTCGGCGTGGTTCAAGTTCTTCTATACCTACGACCCGCGACCGGCATTGCGCAAGGTTACTTGCCCGGTGCTCGCGATCAACGGCTCGCTCGATCTCCAGGTGCCGCCGAAGGAAAATCTCGAAGAGATCCGCAAAGCCCTCACTGAAGCGGGCAACAAGGACTTCACCATCAAAGAACTCGAAGGACTCAACCACCTCTTCCAGCACGCCACCACCGGCTCGCCCGACGAGTACGGCAAGATCGAGGAGACCTTCGCGCCCGAAGCGCTCGAACTGATCGCCAACTGGATCAACACCCGCTTCGGCGGAACGCCCGATGCCGGGGCCGCGCCGGCGACGATTCAGTGA
- a CDS encoding NAD+ synthase yields the protein MKIGLAQINPTVGDIEGNARLITAAIDSARRAGAEIVAVPELAILGYPPKDLLLKRGLVARCEQAVRDIAADCTDIAAIIGSPRSHTSPTGRGLHNSAALCRSGRIELWYDKRLLPTYDVFDESRYFDPGRQAGVFEHRGRLIGLAVCEDFWNDETIFQRRLYAEDTVSDLLGCGVELVINISASPFVVGKPEFRRQLFGRIASRLHGPVALVNQVGGNDDLVFDGYSMVLGSDGGLIAAARGFAEDLLLVDLPTDQRRDFESDDLADLFDALVLGVRDYMRKCGFAGSIVALSGGIDSAIVAAIARAALGPDAVRGVGMPSRFSSPGSIDDARDLADRLGIRFDLLPIEPVHESMLQLVKPLFDETGQPPGVAEENIQARIRGNVVMSLSNKTGALLLTTGNKSELAVGYCTLYGDMAGGLAVISDVPKTTVYKLARWMNEHPQRCGLTEPPIPESTITKAPSAELRPDQTDQDTLPPYDVLDEIILRYVERCDDVDRIIEETKIDADLVRNVCRMIDRNEYKRRQMPVGLKVTGRAFGSGWRMPIAARGV from the coding sequence ATGAAGATCGGCCTGGCGCAGATCAACCCGACCGTCGGCGACATCGAGGGCAATGCGCGGCTCATCACCGCCGCCATCGACTCCGCCCGCCGCGCCGGCGCCGAGATCGTCGCCGTGCCCGAACTGGCCATCCTCGGCTATCCGCCCAAGGACCTGCTGCTCAAGCGCGGCCTGGTCGCCCGATGCGAACAAGCCGTGCGCGACATCGCCGCCGACTGCACCGACATCGCCGCCATCATCGGCTCGCCGCGGTCTCATACGAGCCCGACGGGCCGGGGCCTGCACAACAGCGCTGCGCTGTGTCGCAGCGGGCGCATCGAACTCTGGTACGACAAGCGACTGCTGCCGACCTACGACGTCTTCGACGAGTCGCGCTACTTCGACCCCGGCCGGCAGGCGGGCGTGTTCGAGCATCGCGGCCGGCTCATCGGCCTGGCCGTGTGCGAGGATTTCTGGAACGACGAAACCATCTTCCAGCGCCGCCTCTACGCCGAGGACACCGTCTCCGACCTGCTGGGCTGCGGCGTCGAACTGGTCATCAACATCTCGGCTTCGCCGTTCGTCGTCGGCAAGCCCGAGTTTCGCAGGCAACTCTTCGGCCGCATCGCCTCGCGCCTCCACGGCCCGGTCGCGCTGGTGAACCAGGTGGGCGGCAACGACGATCTCGTCTTTGACGGCTACTCGATGGTGCTCGGTTCCGACGGCGGACTCATCGCCGCCGCGCGCGGCTTTGCCGAAGATCTGCTGCTCGTCGATCTCCCCACCGATCAGCGCCGCGATTTTGAGTCCGACGACCTCGCCGACCTCTTTGATGCGCTCGTGCTGGGCGTGCGCGACTACATGCGCAAGTGCGGCTTTGCCGGCAGCATCGTGGCGCTCAGCGGCGGGATCGATTCGGCCATCGTGGCGGCCATCGCGCGCGCGGCGCTCGGCCCCGACGCCGTGCGCGGCGTGGGCATGCCCAGCCGATTCTCCTCGCCTGGGTCGATCGACGATGCACGCGACCTGGCGGATCGCCTGGGCATCCGCTTTGACCTGCTGCCCATCGAGCCGGTTCACGAGTCGATGCTGCAACTCGTCAAGCCCCTCTTTGACGAAACCGGCCAGCCGCCCGGCGTCGCCGAGGAAAACATCCAGGCCCGCATCCGCGGCAACGTCGTCATGAGTTTGTCCAACAAGACCGGCGCCCTGCTGCTCACCACCGGCAACAAGAGCGAACTGGCGGTGGGCTACTGCACGCTCTATGGCGACATGGCCGGCGGCCTGGCCGTCATCTCCGATGTGCCGAAGACCACCGTCTACAAACTCGCGCGGTGGATGAACGAACATCCGCAGCGCTGCGGCCTCACGGAGCCGCCCATCCCCGAGAGCACCATCACCAAGGCGCCCAGCGCCGAACTGCGTCCCGACCAGACCGACCAGGACACGCTGCCGCCATACGACGTTCTCGACGAGATCATCCTGCGCTACGTCGAGCGCTGCGATGATGTCGACCGGATCATCGAAGAGACGAAGATCGATGCCGATCTCGTTCGAAACGTCTGCCGCATGATCGATCGCAACGAATACAAGCGGCGGCAGATGCCGGTGGGATTGAAAGTGACCGGGCGCGCATTCGGCAGTGGTTGGCGCATGCCGATCGCGGCGCGCGGCGTATGA
- a CDS encoding methionine--tRNA ligase produces MSASRRTFYITTPIYYVNDRPHIGHSYTTTVCDVAARFHRFLGLDVFFLTGTDEHGVKVEKSAADQGVTPLELADRNAAQFQRVLQMLDFTNDDFIRTTQTRHTLQVERFVQRLIASGDIYLGQYEGWYDEGQEEFVPDTRAKDQDYKSAVSGKPLVRMREDNYFFRLSAYQQRLEQLYRDQPEFVRPEARRNEMLGRLRDGLQDVPVTRTSFTWGIPIPGQDKHVLWVWLDALSNYVTALGLGLEPGETDLVPRDRARFWPADYHVIGKEILFFHAIFWPAMLMALDFPLPRCIYAHSFWISEGRKMSKSLGNFIDLPTIQGYIDSFSLDAFRWFLITQGPLGSTDTDFARAKFIDVYNSDLANTLGNSISRVVNMISKYFDGRVPEPGAHTVDGFDWPGITRTAVDRMTTAMGRLELSEAMDAALGLVRQVDAFIDATRPFTMAKDESKRAELAAVLYQCAEALRIASMLLWCALPNKIEQAWRMLGQTIDPSSGTLRDLCAWGGLKPGTTLTKGDALFPRYAEPTA; encoded by the coding sequence ATGAGCGCCTCGCGACGCACTTTCTACATCACGACCCCGATTTACTACGTCAACGACCGGCCCCACATCGGCCATTCCTACACCACGACCGTCTGCGACGTCGCCGCCCGCTTCCACCGTTTCCTCGGCCTTGACGTCTTTTTCCTTACCGGCACCGACGAGCACGGCGTGAAGGTCGAGAAATCCGCCGCCGATCAGGGCGTCACGCCGCTGGAGCTGGCTGACAGGAACGCCGCTCAGTTCCAGCGCGTCCTGCAGATGCTCGATTTCACCAACGACGACTTCATCCGCACCACCCAGACCCGCCACACTCTGCAGGTCGAGCGCTTCGTCCAGCGCCTCATCGCCAGCGGTGATATCTACCTCGGGCAGTACGAAGGCTGGTACGACGAGGGGCAGGAAGAATTCGTCCCCGACACCCGCGCCAAGGATCAGGACTACAAGTCCGCCGTCTCAGGTAAACCCCTCGTGCGCATGCGCGAAGACAATTACTTCTTTCGCCTGAGCGCCTACCAGCAGCGCCTCGAGCAGCTGTACCGCGACCAGCCTGAATTCGTGCGCCCCGAAGCGCGGCGCAACGAAATGCTCGGCCGCCTGCGCGACGGGCTGCAGGATGTGCCCGTGACGCGCACGAGTTTCACATGGGGCATTCCCATTCCCGGCCAGGACAAGCACGTCCTCTGGGTCTGGCTCGATGCGCTCTCGAACTACGTCACCGCGCTCGGGCTCGGCCTGGAGCCGGGCGAGACCGATCTCGTGCCCCGCGACCGCGCTCGATTCTGGCCTGCCGACTACCACGTGATCGGCAAGGAGATTCTCTTCTTCCATGCCATCTTCTGGCCGGCGATGCTCATGGCTCTCGACTTCCCGTTGCCGCGCTGCATTTACGCCCACAGTTTCTGGATCAGCGAAGGGCGCAAGATGAGCAAGAGCCTGGGCAACTTCATCGACCTGCCCACGATTCAAGGCTACATCGACTCGTTCAGCCTCGACGCCTTCCGCTGGTTTCTCATCACCCAGGGGCCGCTTGGCTCGACCGACACCGACTTCGCCCGCGCCAAATTCATCGACGTCTACAACAGCGATCTCGCCAACACGCTGGGCAACTCGATCAGCCGCGTCGTGAACATGATCAGCAAGTATTTCGACGGCCGCGTGCCCGAGCCGGGTGCGCACACCGTCGATGGATTCGACTGGCCGGGTATCACGCGCACGGCCGTCGATCGCATGACCACCGCGATGGGCCGCCTCGAACTGAGCGAAGCGATGGATGCGGCGCTAGGGCTCGTGCGCCAGGTCGATGCGTTCATCGACGCAACCCGGCCGTTCACGATGGCCAAGGATGAGAGCAAGCGCGCTGAACTCGCCGCCGTGCTCTACCAGTGCGCCGAAGCGCTGCGCATCGCATCCATGCTGCTCTGGTGCGCCCTGCCCAACAAGATCGAGCAGGCGTGGCGGATGCTCGGCCAGACGATCGATCCGTCCAGCGGCACCCTGCGCGACTTGTGCGCCTGGGGCGGACTCAAGCCTGGGACCACGCTGACCAAGGGTGATGCGCTGTTTCCGCGGTACGCTGAGCCAACAGCCTAG
- a CDS encoding sigma-70 family RNA polymerase sigma factor: protein MDRREFEAQALEHLDAVYRMAMQLSRRPEDAADLVQETFLKALRASERFEPKGGGIRPWLFKILRNVFYSRVVREQRGPAASENIHQHASASPGPDESKPAWDLASMDWEHVDDRLKSAINSLNPEYREVLLLWGVEGMKYREIALIVDVPIGTVMSRLFRARAALVQQLGPLAAEVGIRVEDDGAEAQ, encoded by the coding sequence TTGGATCGGCGCGAATTCGAAGCGCAGGCGCTGGAACATCTCGATGCGGTCTATCGCATGGCGATGCAGCTTTCCCGGCGGCCGGAGGACGCTGCCGACCTGGTTCAGGAAACTTTTCTCAAGGCTCTGCGGGCGTCGGAGCGTTTCGAGCCCAAGGGCGGGGGCATCCGGCCGTGGCTGTTCAAAATTCTCCGTAACGTGTTTTACAGCCGGGTGGTTAGGGAGCAGCGGGGGCCGGCGGCGTCCGAGAATATCCACCAGCACGCCAGCGCCAGCCCGGGTCCGGACGAGTCGAAGCCGGCCTGGGATCTGGCCTCGATGGACTGGGAACACGTGGATGACCGCCTCAAATCGGCCATCAATTCCCTTAACCCGGAGTACCGGGAAGTTCTCCTATTGTGGGGGGTCGAGGGAATGAAGTACAGGGAGATCGCGTTAATCGTGGATGTTCCAATCGGCACCGTGATGAGCCGTCTGTTCCGGGCTCGTGCCGCACTGGTCCAGCAACTCGGTCCGCTGGCAGCCGAAGTTGGCATTCGCGTAGAAGATGACGGGGCCGAAGCCCAGTAA